The window ccatggatgtcgtaaaaggcgactaaatgataggcttatactaaggattcctcttgtaagcgatggactagcaatagtaacctctcactatttgaatctcaattccacccaaaagccatacagctaaatgtggcctgtaataaacttaatatggtatttattttcattcttgACTTTCAtagtcgtaattttttttaatataatgacCGTGTTGACAACGACAGTGACAGCTGGGTCCCGAACGACAGCCCGGCAAATGAACAGAACATCAAAATTGTGTTGTTTAGTTGATGTACAGATTTCATACTAATttcactttatattttaaccgacttcatttgaatttcagttttcatttgttttgttctCTTATTTCGTTCATAAACTGAAGAAACCATGTTTGTACTTGTACaacatcattaaaataaaaagttttgtgGAAAAGATTATCCTacatataactttttattttaattaaacacatCAATGTTAGTTACATATGAAGTGAGATTTTAGTGTGCTTCAAGATTATATGAAGTCGAAGATTCTTGGTTCACTAGAGGGATGAAAAATGTTAGGGTAAGTAACCATTGTTTTTGAATGCCTATCTActtgtgttattattttgtagttgTATACTTACAAGTGAACATAACTTATAGTCAAAAGTCGATAATTCCCGTAGATCTACTTGAGAGGAGATAGTTTAATCTTGCAAATGGCTAAGAACTTGCCTACAATATAACTTTGCACAAGAACTATACCCTTCCACTGGTTCATTGATTTCTGTTTTATATCATAGTACCTAGGTATGGGTTGGGTAggtaaataacttataaaattttagtacCTACCACAGACTTCATTGATACCAATGGCTATCCCATGGATAGCCAATAGTATCAAAAAAACTGAAGGCCACATCCTGCTTAATATATGAAGCTAATATAAAGCTGAGCTAAATGGAATTGTGATGTAGATCAAAGAGTGAAAGGTCACCTTAAAGATGAattgaaagtttattagcatagCATAAAATTATGAGGTAAATAAAATCCTTTTATACCTATTGCCTAGGTATTTAAGTAATGATAAGTTGGAAATGTTTAGATATTCATATCCAAATATGGCTCTGGAGATTTagattgttaaataaatgaaagcaACAGTTTTTAAGATTGCATAGAACTGTCTAGCCATTTAAATCACAAATTATcaaatatcttatatattttataggttCTATTTTATTGGAATTCAAATTGTGTGATGCTGAAAATGATATAACTCTGAATTATTTGTAAAGGTAGTAattctgtaaataataattcagcCCACATTTAGCCTGAATGTAATATAtagagtaggtaggtatatagagtgtgtacaataaacataaattaataaacatgtaaattTTACAACACAATCATtcagttaataaatttatgtgtaCTGTTTATCATGTTTATATAATGGTAAATCATttgtgtaggtaggtacattgtCATAATCAAAATTCATTAGTAACTATTCCTATGAAATGTAATAATCTcataattttcacattttagaGTATTTGTGGGTTGAAGATGATTTCTCTATTTGCAATATTGCCAGAGTAATTAACAGTAAGATTGATTGATTGCTTAGTAACCAAAAGTGGTAATTAAACAGATATCCCTTTTTTTGTTCAAAtgagtttattatatttccgTCTCGCTCTCTTATCTTTTTGCATTCCTAGTTGCACCCTCTACTAAAGTGATTCAGGGTCTGTTTTTCACTTGTTGCAATATCCCATATAGAACCAATGAGATGAATGCAAAACATAATGctgatgtattttttatttctgtaacaTTGCAAAATGTTGTCAAatactacctacttaaattaCATGCTTTTCTCTATGAACTATTCATATTCACAAATTCGAACTTAGTTGTTGAAAACTCTTTTATTATGGAatgaatatttgtaatttataatttattggtGGTATGGTGTAGGTTAAGGCATAGAAAAAACAAGCATGATGTAGTAAAcattcgtatttataatataatgtcgttttatttacaaataaatacaaattcagttaataaataaatggtaaATTATCTACATCTTAATAAGTATGTTTTATATCTCATTTCTTAATCTTCTCTGGATTTGTGTGGAATCCAAAATACTAACGTTAACGTTTTCTTATGACACGTAACGGTCTCAAGAAAATTTGAGACTTTCGACGTTCGGGCGACACGTTCACGTACATTCACACTATACGACTATATTTACAAGGTACTCGTAGACGATTCACTCAGTGAACGCGGGGCACTCGTCCGACGCCGGCCCCGCGTCACCACACACCACTCTGACCAGGCACAGCGATCACTGAGTCCACCCCCGCGCGGTCCGAAGCTCTCCGCTCgccaataaatatttgtacaacGCGGGCGCGACTCGCGCCGCTCGACTCGGTGCTTCGgagggcgcgggcggcgcgcggcggGACTAGATAATACTGGAGAGCCGCGGCGGCGGCTCGGGGCAGCGGCAGCCGGAGCGGCGGCAGCGCGCGTAcagcgccgcgcccgccgccgcgcagCCCCGCAGCGGCCAGTACAGCCACAAGCACGGCAGCGGCAGCGACAGCGCGCCCACGCACGCCAACCGCGGTCCGCACGCGCACGGCTCGCCCGCTTCTTCTTCGCCGCTCCCGCAGTGGTAGAACAGCGCCTTCACGCAGCACATGCACGACGCGTAGTCGACGCACGCTTCGGCGCTGCACAGGCACGAACCGCACAGCCAGCGAGATGGCAGAGGCCTCGGGCGCGCGCACTGTTCGCACGTGCAGCGGCCGCACGTCTCGCACATGATCGAGTCAGCCGGTAGAGCGCCGGCGCGCAGCTTgccggccgcggcggccgGCTGCGTCGTCACCGGCTTGAGCGGCTGGTGAGCCGCCGTATGGGCCGTGTGGGGCACGGGCGCAGTATGCGTTCGCCGCGGAGCCTCCACGTAGGCATTTCGTTCGCGTTCGGCCTCAGGTCGCGGCCGCAGCAGTGACACGGTGGGCTGGCGCGCGCCCGTCGGCCTGTGGACGCGCGCCGCCGGCTTGGGCGGCCGGGGCGGCGCCGCCGGCCCGCCATACTCATCCATCGAGTCCGGCTAACGGCTCTCCGGGCCGTCGCCTTCCTGTTCCCTCATCGTCCCCACCTGCaaagaagaaaaacataaCCGTTAACTACGAAGCTACGCTAAAGATCTATAATTAACTTAAGTGATTACTATAGATACACTACAGATATGCGGAATTTGTAgatattttcttcaacaaaaaGAATTAGTGGGGCTTGTGTTGATTATTTGGTTTTCATTTCCATATGCTTGCTTAAGGATTTTAGAGGACCCCAGGCCCCAAAGAGGGCGCAACTGAGAACACGCCAAGAGAAAGAGAGATAACTTGCATATGGCTATATAACcatattaatttgaaagaaCTATAAGAATTGTTGGCCTTCATCATTTCAAAATCagtcatattattaaaaaaggcgCAATGATCCAAATAGGTTAAGCTGTTCTCCAGCATCATCTAGATAAGCCCTTACAAACAAAGTAACTAGTTGCAGATCACTTTTAAAATGCGAATTAAAGGTCACACCCCTCAAATCAGGGTCGTGGTAGGAATGTGGTCGTGACGTAGAAGgaacgtataaaaaaaattgtcaattcGCAACAGGTATCATTCTGTAAAATTTTGCAATCCCTGTTTAGATGGTCTGATGCGGGTGAATAATGCCCATGCATTGTCAGTACTTAACCTATGGTAAGTACAATATAACCCAAAAACTAAGTGCTTCCAAGAACCGGACCCTGTTCGCTACTAAGATAAGAATACTATACTACTACGAAGAAAATGCCTTAGTTTACAATGGTCGAAACACTAGATTGGGAgacagttaaaattttatcatcatcatgatAGGATTTACGTACGGTGCGACTTAAGTGTAACATACCAACGTACTTCTGTATTTAGGCGAAAATTCATACCAATTCATCGTCAGTCTGTTGATTTCGTGACTTCACATTGATTTAACTATATTCTATAGCCATCAATCCATCGTAAACTCTTTTCTACATGCACTCACTAAACGCATCATAACAGATAAATTATCCCTGCGATCATAAATATCTCTGAtaaatttcatacaatatttatgagattCATGTGTCATTATTGGAACATCCTTAAAAAAACGATCCTCATTCTAGATAAAGATAACAGATGCGAACACATATATTATGGCAAAAGTAAAAAACTACCGCTACAAAAGTCATCTTAAGCCTTGGCCGACTTCTGATGTAGGTCTTCTTCAAGCTACTCCAAACCCTAGTTTTGGGGAGTCAAGTCCAGTTGTCTTATTTTGTCATTCAACTGCTTCATTCGTGGCCTACCAACCAACACTTCTTTTTACGCTGCCATGGCCGCCGTATTACCACCACTGCGAGTCAGTTTTACGAACTACGCGCACATTggtgatgaaaaatattacttatgtgatttaaattttaagttcaGAATATGATTGAAGAGATATAATGAGATTAAGAGAGTCATGCCTAAGTAATATTCCACAGTCTCttttttctcaaaaatttaaaagccaTCAAGAATAatctatttttcttaattttctgTTTCCCTACCGTAGTGTTAAGTTTTAACTTCCATGAATTTGATCCaatgagaaataaaattttgtttcagaaaGGTCGCATAGCCTTCATTTCGAAAAACATaatgttttgatattttttgccacaaaatgTCTTCACGAATGATTTTCTCTCAATTGAATTTTCACTTTAGAATGCCTAATTGAATAAAGAAGTGTCTATTGACATTATATTCAAATGAATGTAACATAGgaatacatttttcttttgcaAAAATCTTAATTACTCCCAACTAATTTGTGAATTCTGGGGGTATGATAAGACATACTCTAGGTA is drawn from Amyelois transitella isolate CPQ chromosome 6, ilAmyTran1.1, whole genome shotgun sequence and contains these coding sequences:
- the LOC106139242 gene encoding protein sprouty, whose amino-acid sequence is MDEYGGPAAPPRPPKPAARVHRPTGARQPTVSLLRPRPEAERERNAYVEAPRRTHTAPVPHTAHTAAHQPLKPVTTQPAAAAGKLRAGALPADSIMCETCGRCTCEQCARPRPLPSRWLCGSCLCSAEACVDYASCMCCVKALFYHCGSGEEEAGEPCACGPRLACVGALSLPLPCLWLYWPLRGCAAAGAALYARCRRSGCRCPEPPPRLSSII